tgttatgtttgaatttcaccgctgtTGGTCACGTCtgcgcactcgccgatacagctagcgctaagtcgcggaattttcgggaactacaaaaactagtgccatctgatggacttttcaaaaactgattTCAGCGCAAGTCCACATGGGGTAAGTTACCTACGAACAGtttatcgtcatcggtcggcaACTCCGCATAGGGtaaattacctacgaacaattcatcgtcatcggtcggtccATGGATATCGGTCAGCGAATCCGCATAGGGTATATttcctacgaacaattcatcgtcatcggtcggtatcagatctgataacttactgatcaaaaactcgtgacacaccctTGACGTTCCATCGGAGCATGTTCTttaaatcgaagttgaacacaaccctgatgTTGActaatactaatgatgacatgtcattgaatTTACTCCTTTgtccaggtaattgcattcttggtctcgacaCGGAAAACACCCAGatgatcagaggctacagtcttcaggTATTTGCAATTTTCGGGCCTGGACAATAAATCCAAGCAACTGCGAAGTTACGTGTCAGTCTTATTTTAATATGGATACAGCGTCTAAATGagaaatgcaggtttgttagTTTCTGGTTCCTCCAGCATCCggtaatctataaacattttaatacttgtacttgtttcagaaaaatcgttgGGGTTCTCCGTTCGATTTGCGATGCTGCTCTTTGACAGAACTTCGCACGTGTtgtccattttgtcgcatttccgaacggaaaaatggagatctctcgacgagtatcaggaattgctcggtctagtcgacacgctcgttttcctgaagccgtaatataggtatcgtcatgtattttgagtttgagaatccacaactGCTTCCtcatttaatttatccaacgaccggtcgattaataagccaaTCGTTTGTTGCAGACGTAGCAATATCAAGATATTCCGATGGTTTCGGGTCGTGGCACAATTGACTCGACAAATTCAAgtccaatttatccaacgaccggtcgattgataagctaattattcatcaattattcgctgttgggagcacaaaaattataagacatatcgattatttttagtcgtagacgcactgtgattcgtcgcaatccatgcatgggtcgaaatattcgaatttctcggtctacgagggagcccgagctgtgctggagtcagcgtagccagcagggtagcactttgttgtgagacgtcaccttcagggctgagcagaggtgacgcctcaaaacaaaccgcgcgcccgtggctacctctgactctagctaagcttgggtttgctggtgaattcagaaattcgaatatttcggcctatgcatggattgcgacgaatctatgtgggtctacgactaaaaccaatcgatgtcttataattattctgcttcgaacagcgaataattgatgattactcgatcgattgcatgagtagaatattttggctttcgaatttggatttcggagctcattatatgtgagattactcttgaagaaccaaaaaaaaaattcgatttttgagcaaaaaataaatcattgttttaattgggtttaatatatatattcctgaggtcaaaatacataagaaaagtgccatacgatcaattttaaagaataaaaattgattgtatggcatttttcttatgtattttgacctcaggaacacggaTCCGTTGGCCAAAGTGAGCTACGGATTtctccctccgagatatcccaatttttctgctccaaaaagcgaaaaattttcgataactcgatcaatttgatagctagatcaatttggcttccagattcggattcctgagccaataaaaatattaagaatACCATACATAAGTCAAAAACATGAAGGTTTTATCAagttcaaataatattttgacaAAAGTGTCGCGTCTGATATGGAATGCGCTATAAATCCTGCTAAGAATCATGTATTCGCCATATGGGATAATAATCTACATTcacgcgtgtacgtaacaTGAGAATTATATTTAGCGCTGCACTGGATTCGagctaattaaataaataaataaattcattaattaattcagaCTACATTTCAGCAAGACACACGtcgttgtatgtataaattgtaCAGGATAGTTTTCGCGctacatacctacatgtatTTACGCTTATATGgatgcaaaataaaatgaaaataaaaataaaatgataataagtaaaaaaaacttaacaGCAAACTCGCGGTTTTGATTctctaaataaatttatatatctgctcagtatacgtgtatcacgtattcgttttatataattatacatacatatactcatTTATATTACGCCCGACTGATAGGTAGATggattttaattcaatttttttacgcgaACTCGTATATAGGCATGTGCGTACGATACATAGAAAACACGTTACATACGGACAGTCGTGTAACCTACCGAGGTACAAGCAACTTGAGCAATATATTATGAGATTGATTCATCGGAATGTCGCTCAAGATGAGATCGGAATTAATGATGGGGGGATATTTTACAAGTGCAAATACGTGTAccccgatgaaaataaatctgtaTGCCTGcatagaattttttcctccaacaaACTATTCGGTTAATTCAGTCAATTAATATAACAATCAATCGATTGTTCTGTTTCTTTTGATTCACCGAATTctgacggaaaaataaaaaaaaaaatacgaagcgaataaaataaatatttcgtacGGTTAAATACCATAAACTACGTAATGGGCATGGCACGTAGTTTTATATAATTTACTCATACATGGTACGTGAAATCTACGTGGAAAATATACCGTGACTTGTTACAGGTGCAATTTCAATTAGGTACtatagtatataattattctatcCGACATACCGAGTTGGATGTATGTAGAGTGACGGTTTGATGCCTTGCATTTTCTTGCGTATATGGTATAATTACAACGTAAATTCACGTCAGTGAAATTATTAGAACACATGTCTACCACCGCGGTGTTACAGTATTTGATATCAAaagataaattataatattcgcCCCGTACACGACGATTGATGTCCCAGGTATATCctgagaaaggaagaaaaaaatatacatataccaattGCTCAATAATTACCTAATCAATTAGTTATATACCGGTAAATTGTACACCGTACGaacgtaattttattcattcacccATCTATTTTCTAATAAGATAATTAATGTTATCAAAATATCTCCATAACTATGGTTCACGCCATCCGCTATGTATTCAAATATGATAACTCGCGTGCACGAGTTGCACGAGTTCCACGAGATCGCGAATCTTTGAATTATCGTACGTATCATATATACATGCTTAGGTATATggttgtaggtataataatcgcCACGACTACATAGAGAactggtacatacgtacgtattacatacaaGTATAAAATCGCATGCATCAAGTCAAGGATCGAGGAATGAACGTGCAGGGGGCAATTAAGCGCAAAGTTTCTTAGCCGCATCTTTTGTATACCGCGTTTTAcgcacgtacataggtatgtaggtatttatatatataataagtcttacgtacatacatacaaataaAGGTATACGTTCATGGATTCTCTTAGTTACTTTATATAGATTTATAGCGTATACGTATTGAGTTCGGTGAACTCGATCCTCCTGCACAGTAATtgtatacgttacgtatacctacatgtatataactaTGCATTGTCAACCAAATCCACAGGCAGAACCGTGTCcttatcttattttcatttatcgttgttattactgTCGTTCATATTACCCATTTTCCTCAAGATCCTCATAATTTCCtactttatacatattacaagTAAATTGGACTTACACCGGTACATACGTTGCATTGCTGGCTTAACGGGCGCGAAATatcgcaaaaaataaataaataaatcatatatacataaaaaaaaagaaagcaaaagagcgggcggaaaaaatttcttactcGGCGCAGCCCCGGGTTGTAGTGTTTCCTTGTCCCTCGTCGATCAGGATGAGTTCTGTGTAACAGGAGAAACGCGTCCTGCGGGTGTCCGTGCCTGCCTCCAGGCATGACTTGCTTGTGCACACGCACTTCCTgcctaaaaagaaaaaaaccatgtACGAGTACGTAccttcgtacgtatattcTATTTATCTATCTTTCATCGTACGTTTGTATGGGTATTGGTATGTACAAAGAGAGCGATCACATTGGAGTAAAATGACGATACTAAATGGCACCGGAACCATTAAGTCTGGACATCGTGACGTTGGGGACGGAAAGTGTCCCACTTTACACGTTGATATGTTACGAGTTTAGATCAAGGGGACGatgaaactgtttttttttcgttctttagctttttcattttagtgTCAATCAAGTTTTTACTCATTTCATGCGAATGTAAAACTGGGTAGGTACGAATCGCGGTTCGTTATTTCGATATACGGAGAATCGGTTCGTTCattccttcgttttattcTCGATCACACAGAAACTATTCCTGAACCAATCGATATGCCCGTGTTTGCTGCATCTGTAGCTGTATACGTTACCACACGTTCCGTCACCCACGCTCCAATATTTTGAACTATTATACCGGCAATTTGCCAATATTATAATGCTCTCACCTAAGTGTacacagataaaaaaattccctgtttgtggaatagaaataaaacgaaaatatcgatGCGAAAATGTTGTGAGATTAATTGTTATTAATCGAGACTCCTTACGGTGtaagtaaaaataacgataacgctaataaaatttataattgatgAGGTATAGCCTTACCGTGTACTGAGGGTAATTCAATTGGTAGAgatacgatgatgatgatgaagaagaTGAGCCCTGTGTGGTTGGAAAGTCGCACGCCGGCACCTCGATTAATAATATTGAAGATCCTTGCCATGTCGTAATTAAAATACGTTCGGTACCTGTTTAATTAGCCGGTTAAATTGTACCTAGTTATATGCATACGTTCCTCGTTGGCTGCAAGATATGGTATGCAAATTATCCAAAGTAAACgagtcttctttatttttttggtcttcagtttgtttatttttgtttgagGTTCTCCTTCGCATTCATAATTCTCTTCCCCATCTTCTACCTTAAACGAGTTGTGTAGGGATATGAGCTGAGGTGAACAAGGTGTTGCTTTTACAGCAACAGCTGGGTAAGTCGACGTTGGACACGCCACTATAGGCGCCGACATTATTGGCTAATACTTTACCCCGTTaatgcgatgaaaatattgcgGTGCTTTTGATGTCCTccgattttttgattatttttcttttactgctattattattctttgaaaACGACACCCTCGGAGAACGCATATTTTGCCTTCCTTTACTGCACTAACGCTCGTATGCAATGAATttactttattatatttttgcatTTGCAAAAAACTTGTGGGATACAagattttgtttcaaaaatattatttttctctcacccgTAGCGGACAGCGAACTCTCTTCGTTGGGCGAGGTATTAAAAACTTGCGgtttatgaaagaaaaaatggtaataataatactcacAATAATCTGGCTCGATGGTTGTAATTACCTCTCCATCCTCCGGCACCGTGTAGGGATTGGTGAATATGAGTGAATTTCTCCGGATTCGTCAGATAACCCCATCATTTTTGCGATTGATTGGTTTTTTCAATGTCGACGATCTGCGTTCTAAGCTTCGAGATTATTCCATCTAGTATCAAAGCAATACCCATTGAACAATTAGGAATCGTGATAATTAGGATGATTGAACCCAGAATAGATTATAATCGATATctgattgttgaaatattaccTGAAGCAGTTGCGATCGTTTTTATTGCGTTCGTTCAGCTTTTTACAACACGGTGGAACGCGCGAAAGAGGCGGTTAGgttctgaattcgttggttaGGTAAAAGTTAAACGAGTTCGACTGGAACGCCACCATGCGGCGAGCCCCACCAGCAATGCATGCTGGGAGTCTCGAAGCGTCTCGAAGCGTCTCGAAGCTACGACGCCATTAGCTTCCCGAATTTCGAACAGTACGCCTCGTGCTCTTATAACTCCTTACTAATTTAACCATATCGCATAATACCTAATTCTAAAGGTCGCACTAATTAGCTTGaacattaattttaatattgtgACAAGAATAATCTActgaattgaaatataaaatggtTTTACCTGAGATATTACATGGCTCTGCCCGGGCCAGACAGGCATGGACAAGTTATGGACAGGTCCTAGACCTGCTGCGAAGTAATCTGCGTCTCTGCAGTTTCTTCGAAGTGCATACTCACAATGCAATATGGAGATCTGGAACTTCTTCTACCCGGATCTTCACCTTTCCTGTCCTACAATCTGGTTCGTTCtaacttctcttcttttctatctttccCCACGTATTTTCGTAGCGAGCAGCGAGCGGGCGCCTTTGTTTCGACTTAGTGCGATTCGATCGCGAACGGTCGAACTAAGGTCGATCATGCGACTATGCCCCTACTTAttacgatttattttcacgtttaaTTTGTTACAACAATAGAATATCTTAGTTTGTTGATGTAATATTTCGAATCAGAGTGCACTATTTCTTGTTTCGGAGAATCGAGTTCCTAATCTTTCAACggtttttcacgaaattttcatttctcgtaaAGTTGCTGCGTAATAGACGCTTGGtaattttgattcgattataATTGCTCGGTATTCGTAATACCGGGCTGTGATTTTATGGCGAAGACGACCTTGTCGCCGTGAGGTTTGTAATCTGAATCAATTTGATTTGGAACTGCAATACTTATTCGTGTATTGGTATTATGCATTACAGAGCCCAGAGCCTGTTGCACTTCGATGGCATACTATACGTATCGGTGCAACTAATCTAACTGGCACGTGCAATACTGCTGAGAACGATTCCGTAGCTACTCAAACCGGATTTCTGTTCACTACATTCGAGCAGAATTGGTGAGCctcaaattttaataattctagTCACATTCTCCGAATTCTGTGACTCGCACCGCCTGTGTATTAGAAATCCactttatcaaaaatattcaaatttcgtcTTACAGATAAAAGTTTTTACTACCTACAATAAAGTCTCCTCGTCCGGCTGGTCACCAACCACACGTATAAAGTGAAGAATTTCGgtaaatacaattttctaccactgttttttctctttgacagagtctttcttcttattattcatgtttttctcttcttgtcaTTTTTAGAGCACTATTTTTCGTGGGAGTATCGAAGGAGCATTGTATCGACCTCTCATCGTACTACATCTTCTACATTCAACCTACTACACAGCTATAgtcatcagggaggcagagacatCCGGGTAAAATCCAAGACCCCTGAGCTTGGGAACCAGCTCGGGTCCGGTTTTGGTACCGGCAGCGGTGGGGTAAGTCCCAGCAGTCAgatttcctcgatttctttgccagctcacacgatggtgaacgctggcatcgggatcgttgtattttatagaATAAGTATATTCCCCCAATTCCcgtggcgtggcggtacttttagattttaaaattattttattagctCAGGTAATCGTAGGTTTGGTTGTCGTTGAGCATAGCGCACTTGCAGTTTGTAGAGTCACagatatagaattttttttgaaaattattcagttaGTTGATCTATTGGTTAGTCAGTTGACAAATAGTTCATACACTATgaactattcaaataaatcatcatCCACCAACCTTATGTAAGCAAGAGTGCGCGgctcataggcaacggtaAAGACCATCGTTTGATTGACCAACGCGTTTTCTtgcattttataataatttttagtgATTGATCTCGTTTTCGTCGATCACTaactagtaaaaaaaattaggccgTTCGAATGGTGGTCCTTTACCATAGTTTCACTTTCTCTATGAGAATCAGGTATGATCAGCAGCTCCGAGCAATTAAAAAATgcgtaattgattttttagagataaaaaaacttGTCAATTCAGTTATTctcaattctcattcattcaatGTAATTAACTCCAACTTATTGATAtggaaacatatttttcaacatcttctTTCCTCCCTGATTCTCTTGTTAACTTTAAGTATCCGATTAAGCTTCAAGAAACTACCGCGGACATTGGATTTAGTATAGAAATAATTAGGATATAGATTaagtgtgaaaataattaagatatAAATTAAGTgtggaaataaataagatttaaattaagtttgaaaataattaaggtATTTATAATAAGGTATAAGAATATTCTTGGGCAACGTTTCATCTTCTGAAGTGGAATcctgatcgaagaaaaatattatttcactacctatattattttttgttagcattaagaaaaaaaaaaaaagaattagtcATAAGAAACCTTACCCCAAACACACACATTTTTAAGCCCTTAATTAATATGAATTAAATTCATTCTTTTGCTTATACCATTTTCCAATacgatttcaaatgaaattatcgaaacatTGTTGTATTTCAATTCATGAGAATCACGTTATTCAAATCATTTCACGATTCTGGAAGTTTAATGAAATTCGGCCGATAAAACCACAcacatttaaaaatttataaactacGGCTTTGGCCGGGGCAATGGAAGCCTATATTATGCACACAaaacacatatatttataagtaatataaaaaataacaataaataattaggaaTTAAGTTATTATTAGTTTCAATTCTTAAGTCTGCGCTTATTACCTATAAAGTAAGTAAATTTAGATTAATGAGATCTAGGATGTCTAATcatgcataaatttttcttccctcacaCAAATCTATCAGCCCTTTACTTTCTTTGCTCACTGTCAGTATACAAATAGATATGAGATTGATTAAATTCATTGTTCAAAGATTCTAATGACATTCTATCAAAGTActacaaaatttgaatgaactaAAATCAAGTTACTAAAATCATTCAAAGATTCTCAATgttgattataaatttcgGTTCAGAAAAACACacaccttttcaaaatttactaAATTCTTTGGCTTTGGCCA
The sequence above is a segment of the Athalia rosae chromosome 5, iyAthRosa1.1, whole genome shotgun sequence genome. Coding sequences within it:
- the LOC105684897 gene encoding uncharacterized protein LOC105684897 isoform X1, with translation MMGLSDESGEIHSYSPIPTRCRRMERYRTYFNYDMARIFNIINRGAGVRLSNHTGLIFFIIIIVSLPIELPSVHGRKCVCTSKSCLEAGTDTRRTRFSCYTELILIDEGQGNTTTRGCAEIYLGHQSSCTGRIL
- the LOC105684897 gene encoding uncharacterized protein LOC105684897 isoform X2: MMGLSDESGEIHSYSPIPTRCRRMERYRTYFNYDMARIFNIINRGAGVRLSNHTGLIFFIIIIVSLPIELPSVHGRKCVCTSKSCLEAGTDTRRTRFSCYTELILIDEGQGNTTTRGCADRKL